A genome region from Deinococcus ruber includes the following:
- a CDS encoding response regulator transcription factor → MLSQLLIVEDDPHLGPLLREYLSADYQVYHAATLKDAQAWLGTHSAQLILLDLNLPDGDGLDLVQSLRQYSSTPVLVLSARSGVQERVAGLNAGADDYLTKPFAMPELDARIGALLRRTAAGTGVNLGNTSLSSSSLTLTVGDQNATLTEHEARILELMMRTPERVFSRADIESHLYGWETPNSNSVEVRISQLRKKLEGVASDLRIRTIRNVGYVLQA, encoded by the coding sequence ATGCTTTCGCAACTGCTCATCGTCGAAGATGATCCGCACCTCGGGCCGCTGCTGCGCGAATACCTCAGCGCCGATTATCAGGTGTATCACGCCGCCACTCTGAAAGACGCGCAGGCATGGCTGGGAACGCACAGCGCTCAGCTGATTCTGCTCGACCTCAACCTGCCCGACGGCGACGGCCTTGATCTGGTGCAGAGTCTGCGGCAGTACAGCAGCACGCCCGTTCTGGTGCTGTCGGCCCGCAGCGGCGTCCAGGAGCGGGTCGCGGGTCTGAATGCCGGGGCCGACGACTACCTGACCAAACCCTTTGCCATGCCGGAACTCGACGCCCGTATCGGGGCGCTGCTGCGCCGCACGGCTGCCGGAACTGGGGTCAATCTGGGCAATACCAGTCTGAGCAGCAGCAGCCTGACCCTGACGGTGGGCGACCAGAACGCCACCCTGACCGAGCACGAGGCCCGCATTCTGGAACTGATGATGAGGACGCCCGAGCGGGTCTTTTCGCGGGCCGATATCGAGTCGCACCTGTACGGCTGGGAAACGCCGAACAGCAACAGCGTCGAGGTGCGAATCTCGCAGCTCCGCAAGAAGCTGGAGGGTGTGGCCTCCGATCTGCGGATTCGCACCATCCGCAACGTCGGCTACGTGCTTCAGGCCTAA